The sequence CATATTTATTCCCCATTAGATGAGTTCCTCTTACAAAATAAAACTCTATAATATAATCACTGGTGAGCGAGAATATGATACACAAACACAGAAACTATATTAAATGAATGAGGTACCATCGTTTTACCTGAATCAACCAGACAACGTTTTCACTATACAAATCATTATTTACAATCCAACTTGCCAGTTGATCCCACTCGCTCATTTTTCTGCCATATATTGATATTCGATATTCAGCCATCTGTTCAAGTGCAAGATAAGATCTCAGGAACAAAAAGAATATCGAAAGAAATGGCATATACAGATTATTTACTTTCTTTCCCCTGAAACATATGCTCTAGGAACTGTAAGCATagcacaaataaaatatatgagaggtgaaaagataaaatttaaaatgagttgaCAATTAAAAAGCAAATTAAAAATCCCCAACATCGTGGCAACCCAAACAGAAATAATGACACCCTAATTTCATACAAAATTGTATCAGTAACAAATAAATCCACCAAACGTTCTCCCAGATACGCACTTGATATTTACTTGCAGCCAAATCTGAGAACACTTGCTTAGTTAGCTCACCTAAGAATCGACCTGTTGAAAAAATTACAGGTTAAATTAAATTCCATCAATAAATACAATCAACCAAAATCAAGAGGGGAAGCACTTGATAAGATCTTGTGACAACATCAGAGATTACCTTGGATCAGATTATCCTGCTTCAAAAAGATCTCTCTTAGTCTACTCTGACCACAGGGATTGTATTTCAAGTTAAACTTGTCGAAGCGATGAAAGGTGCTTTTATCAGCATGGACATCTAATAGATCAACATTCAGGTCGTAACTGTCAAATATATCCGAACAAGAAGTCATTTACATATTAACTATGAGTAAAAAATAAACTACGTAATATTTCCACTTTTTTGAAAGCCTGTGCATTCTTTCCCTCAAGTGTAAGTCCATATCGTTACCCAGTCAAATCCAAACTCTCAAACACCTCTTTCAAAGTAAGATATGTCCCATCTCTGAAAATAACAACCTGAGACAAGGATATGAGGGTTATCCCTATGCAGCTGCattacattaaaatatttaacttCATAGATTCTGTAACTTTGACTTCCGTTTATGTTTTCCCCTTTCCTTCTGATCATTTCAATCTCATGATAAATTCTGTTGTTATTAGAATGAGAGCTGGAATGAAAGGGTAATAGGAAACAACAGATTACCTCGTCTGGCTCCTTCCTCAGCTTAGACTTTATAAACCTTAAAAGATGTTTCTGGTTCATGCAAGCTGAGTGATGGACATGTGTGTCAACTTTTCTCACATTATAAAAATCTCGATGTGGTGCGCTTTTTTGAGCCAAGAATTCTCTATCCGCATTAAGCATCAGATGAAGGTTGAATTTCTGCTTCAAACGCATTCCAAGAATAAATCAGATGAACAATAATAAATGGACATCAAGAGTAAACATTTCAGACAAATTATTGCAAAAATGATAAACGAACCTGTTCTAGAAGAACTAGCCTATGGTGACAAAGTGTTCTGATATTCCCAGCAGCAATAATTTTAAGGATATGATGCAAGTCAGTGAAAAATGTGGTAGCATTGGCAACTGGATAAAGTTTGTCTTCGGCTGTGGAAATAGAGAGAGAGACAGAGAGACACATTTATGAGGCATACTACTAATAGAAACTTTGATCGATAGAAATGTAATGCAGCTCACACTCTTTATTTGCATAAACATGAACAACTCCATCTTCCATCTGAAAATAGTGCTGCATGAATTTGAAGAACAAATCACATGGTTGACATTCAATTTTAATGGACGTCAGTAGCATACAAGAACATAAAATAAAAGGAAATTTAACTTagaaaatcaatataaaaaagCCAGAACACGAGTTCATACAGAGCCTTACATCAGATTTCATCTCTGGAGTATGATCAAATGGGTTTGGAATTGGCTTCGGGGTATTAGGATCAGATATGATTTCCTTTTCCCAAGGAGAAACAGCTTCTCTAAAAACATAACTTCTCCTCATTTCAAGACAATCTTGAAGATTGCAGTAAACCTCTGCTTCATCAGCAGACGGTGTCTCTAACAGCAATCACAAGGAACTGAAATCAATTTCTCGCATGCAAATGTACCAAAGCTACCGTCCACACACAGCACTTTATAAAAGTAATCAAGATGAATGTgcagaaattattttcaaaacataCAACTTCTTCAGCAAATAGCTGACAATTAGAAGACAAAAGATCAAATCATATTTCAAAAACCAAATTACTATTCGATATCAAGAGTCAGAACTGCACATTTGTAACATGAATTTCAAGAAATATCAACAGATCTGAAATATTTGACACAATATTGACCAGCAATACTTCAACCGTTTGACACGTGATGATTAGAAATGAAGTTGAATCAACAAGAAAATTTACACATGGAAAAGTACAGCCACAAACACTTGAAGACACTTGATTAACTCAGCTatgattcaaaatgaaaaattgatCAGCTTTGAAGCATTGTTATATTAAATCCCATTAAAGACAAATGATAAAAGGCTTTTGCTTCTGCTTCGACCGTTGTGTCAGCTAGACCCTTAGCTTGGTGAGGATTGATAGTTATCGCAACACACCTCTCACTAGAATAAcactgaaaaatattcaatggAAGATGGCATGGCATAGATAATGACAATACCTGTTGGAGAAATTCTCAGTCGCACAAAAGTTTCTTGTTCTGGCTCTTTCCTCAGAATATCAGCAGCAACCGGATCAGGTTGAACTCCATGAAGGTCACCAGATACACTATGTGAGCGAATTATGCTTGATGTAGCCATTGGCATCTGTTCTCCATTTGTATGGATATGATCTGGCAAGTTCTGAAATATGCTTTCACACTCAGGGGcacaatcaactaaatattgAAAACTTTTCAAAAATGTGAATAGAATATCATGGTTTGCAAATGCTTTAGGAAATATCATTCTACTGCTTGTGTTTTGTGcctgaacattttttatttatcaatgtAGCTCACCACACTTCCATTAGTATGAACGTATGTCGTATCTAATTTAGCAGCATCAGTCAAATTATCTTCGTCATCTGAACCTTCTATACTCTCAAATGCACTAACACTAGCAACGGGTGATTTGGGAGAAACGGGGCGAGAATGATGGCCTGCTCTCATTGTTGAACTAGCGCCACCAGATTTCCCTGAAATAAAAGAAGTTCCCAGGCTTCATTATTAAGCTCAAGtataaggtaaaaaaaaaacaagaaacataATTTATGCCAGCAGAGTCACTGGCAGTAGTTACTGCCATTAAAAGAAAACCAAATTCTTGCAATATTTCATAACCAAGGGAATATTCAGACAAGAACAATTTACTATCCAATTGTTTTCGAAAACGTAATATCAGGTCAAGCACAAATGTGAAACCTACACATGAGTTGAACTAGTGTACTAAAACCTTATCATCAGACCTTTTTCGCATGGTTTGTGATGTCAACAACTCCTTAGCTACATTTTCTACATATTACACAAGCATGATAGTTTTCTGGTGTTCCTAACCAAGTGTTTGTATAACTTTAATTTCTATGTTTGCCAAATACAGGTCAATAGGAATTTGGCATTCTCAACCTACGGGTGCCATTTAGTAATTTAACCAGCGGTTACAAAAATGCTTAATCAATTGCCAACAATTCCCCCATTCTCATTAAATTTTTCACAGCATTTCTCGGACAGGAATCATATCGTGATGGTAACAGACAACAGCCTAAAACTGGctttcttaaatttaaataagtgAAGATGGAACGCAAGACAACGGAAAATCGACCAATATAGTCTTTATCCATGATATGGCAATAAACAGCTTTAAGTACGATGTATTCAACCGCAACGCTTTACAGCAATACATGCCCCAAAACTCCAGCTATCCTCCTTTCCAATTATGCATATTGAACTCAACTAATTGACTCGGTCGTCTAAACAAAAGCAACCACAATGCCCAGCCAAAAATTTGCATAATCCTactatgatttaaaaaatttgcaaaTTATATGTCACACATCTATCATATTCAGAACACATAGAGTTCataaaaacaaatcaattaCTCCTGCCGGCATTTGAATACCTTCAGGAAGCGTGTGGAGCCTCGGCAAACCCGGGGGGATATAATCAATGTGCACGGGACCGTTCCTCTTCTCCTCGACCTCTCCACCAGCACCGGAAAACGAAGCTACGTCAGGCAAAGACGCTGAACCACGGCGATAGCTCCCGCCATTGGCCTTCCGCCTCCCGTAGCTCCTCCTCGACGGATAATACTTCTTGACATGCTCCACGGAGTCCCCGCCTTCATCCGCCTCCTCTTTGTCCTTCTCTATCGCCTTCGCGAACTCCAATAGCTGATTCAAAGTCTTACGGTGCATATAATACGCCGAAACCGCCACAAACGACGCTCCAAAAAGTGCCGCCATAGCCAGATGCAGCGAATAAGCATCCATTTTcctgtatataaatatatatatgtatgtatacaaAACAATGCTTGCAATTCTACGTACGTGAAATTTGTGTGCTTGTGGATTGTCGTAGACAGCGCCGAATGCCGCCGATGAACCCTACTGCTGTGAGTGGGGGGAGCTTGCTTTGTATTTATTACTCAGTAGGCGAGGGCCAAGGCGGGCTATTTATAGGGAAAGCTGAGAATCGGAGAAATACCACACTACTTGtaatattcttttattcttCGTTTTTgcttttataattataataattcaaTTCCATTTGTGGATAAAGTATTCCGTGAAATGTCGAACTTACCCCTATAATTTAGTTAATCAAATTGTACTTcataaaaaaacagaaaataaagatttttttttccctttcataatctcttttattttattttattttttttgactcTACAGTTGGATTTGGATAGAAATATTtgaaactatatattttgaatatatattattattttaacatatttaaattcatattttaaattttcttttaaatcaaattctctCGTCTAAACGTAATTAAGTGCGATGTGGGATAGGTTGAGgtgaaaatgaaattaaaaacattgatattattattattattaactaaAGAATGAAAATGACAACAGTTTAAATATGTAATTCGGggtagtaataataataatttcttaaaaacgtGAATTATGTCGCCCGAGACAACGTTAAAATTGCAAATTGCGGCTTACTTGTACAAGTGGAACgacttttatataataatataatatattttctatCGATAATTACATTATGGATTTACTTCTTTTTTAATAGATTGACTGTGATTCTTGTGATCTACAAAGATATTTGTGGAGACGTGCTTATTGGCGGTGGATACAAGTCAGAGTTATTCGAGTTTTGGTTTTTATATGCTTCTGCTCAAATTCAATATAACCGGTTATCCGAGTCCGGACATATTTCAATTGCTTTTCAAGAATAGGAATATTGATTGGCAACTAATTATCCGGATTATGTAGAAATTTACTATCTGATACCTGAcccaatatatttatatcagatCGTTGTTTTAACTATTTCATACGGTTTTGAAATGTTCGATTATTTTTCTGGGTTTTATCACATATACAGACCGTTTAGGTCAACGAGTCTCGATTCAACTAGTAAGATCTGTCGGTCCGATTCGATTCCAAAAACTCTGGTTCTAACCTTATTCTCCAAACTTTCCTATttatatattctttcatttttatttttcatatctttttaataataataaatttatcatgtaatttttaatgaaattaaataataatcatcatcattatcattatcatcctcatttaataataacaaataaaattaattattatttgagaataacaacattaataataataagtattagtgataaataataaataaatattaaataaccagtatgttatttatttatttaaaatgtgatttgattattaaaaatatttctaatcCATTCATTTCTAATTTAATATGTCAATAATTATAAGAATGGAATAAATTCCATTATTCCATTATGAAGTTGATTATATTCACGACTTATCTCACTCCAACATACAATCATGGCCTTAATTTTTGAAGTCAGAATCACAGTTTTTTATTATACATAATTGACTTATTATTAAgcgacaaaaacttgtgtaagacggtctcacaggtcgtattttgtgagactgatatcttatttagatcattcatgaaaaaatattattttgtattctaagagtattactttttattgtgaatatcggtagggttgacccgtctcacagataaagattcgtgagagcgTCTTACAATATACCTAATCTTATTAGCACGTTGTTATTATTCTGTGAAATGTTtgttaaaaatctcaaatttcatTAATTGCATTATATTAGAATTAAAGAATTGCACGGTATTGTAAAATGTTTGCATATTTTATTGGGTATACATATTGTATAAGTATTCTGCAGAAATTACTAAATGTTACATTTAGATCGATGAATTTGACaaattcatttatttgttttagaaaactcaatttgacattgaatttcaaattttaaataattatttgagagtTATCGCagttttatttcaatatttatgcTACACATAAAGTATTTATCCCTTATAATGTGTTAAAATGTTAGCCCTTTATCAATATATatgcaacttttataaaaatatgaggAACCAATATGGTCTGATGTTACTGGAATAAGAGAAAAATACTctcgatataaaataaatgagtgatgctacatgtacatcaatttgtacaacacaaaaaattcaattcaaaaattcaatttgtcaaaatttcaCTACATGTAGAATACAAAATCTCGAGATATAACAGTAAAATCT comes from Primulina huaijiensis isolate GDHJ02 chromosome 5, ASM1229523v2, whole genome shotgun sequence and encodes:
- the LOC140977165 gene encoding AMP deaminase-like isoform X1 is translated as MDAYSLHLAMAALFGASFVAVSAYYMHRKTLNQLLEFAKAIEKDKEEADEGGDSVEHVKKYYPSRRSYGRRKANGGSYRRGSASLPDVASFSGAGGEVEEKRNGPVHIDYIPPGLPRLHTLPEGKSGGASSTMRAGHHSRPVSPKSPVASVSAFESIEGSDDEDNLTDAAKLDTTYVHTNGSVNLPDHIHTNGEQMPMATSSIIRSHSVSGDLHGVQPDPVAADILRKEPEQETFVRLRISPTETPSADEAEVYCNLQDCLEMRRSYVFREAVSPWEKEIISDPNTPKPIPNPFDHTPEMKSDHYFQMEDGVVHVYANKESEDKLYPVANATTFFTDLHHILKIIAAGNIRTLCHHRLVLLEQKFNLHLMLNADREFLAQKSAPHRDFYNVRKVDTHVHHSACMNQKHLLRFIKSKLRKEPDEVVIFRDGTYLTLKEVFESLDLTGYDLNVDLLDVHADKSTFHRFDKFNLKYNPCGQSRLREIFLKQDNLIQGRFLGELTKQVFSDLAASKYQMAEYRISIYGRKMSEWDQLASWIVNNDLYSENVVWLIQLPRLYNVYKEMGIVTSFQNILDNIFLPLFEVTVDPDSHPQLHVFLKQVVGLDLVDDESKPERRPTKHMPTPAQWTNIFNPAFSYYVYYCYANLYTLNKLRESKGMTTIKFRPHSGEAGDIDHLAATFLTSHNIAHGINLRKSPVLQYLYYLAQIGLAMSPLSNNSLFLDYHRNPFPTFFLRGLNVSLSTDDPLQIHLTKEPLVEEYSIAASVWKLSSCDLCEIARNSVYQSGFSHALKSHWIGKMYFKRGPDGNDIHRTNVPHIRLEFREMIWKEEMHQVYLGKANFPQFIDT
- the LOC140977165 gene encoding AMP deaminase-like isoform X2, with product MDAYSLHLAMAALFGASFVAVSAYYMHRKTLNQLLEFAKAIEKDKEEADEGGDSVEHVKKYYPSRRSYGRRKANGGSYRRGSASLPDVASFSGAGGEVEEKRNGPVHIDYIPPGLPRLHTLPEGKSGGASSTMRAGHHSRPVSPKSPVASVSAFESIEGSDDEDNLTDAAKLDTTYVHTNGSVNLPDHIHTNGEQMPMATSSIIRSHSVSGDLHGVQPDPVAADILRKEPEQETFVRLRISPTETPSADEAEVYCNLQDCLEMRRSYVFREAVSPWEKEIISDPNTPKPIPNPFDHTPEMKSDHYFQMEDGVVHVYANKESEDKLYPVANATTFFTDLHHILKIIAAGNIRTLCHHRLVLLEQKFNLHLMLNADREFLAQKSAPHRDFYNVRKVDTHVHHSACMNQKHLLRFIKSKLRKEPDEVVIFRDGTYLTLKEVFESLDLTGYDLNVDLLDVHADKSTFHRFDKFNLKYNPCGQSRLREIFLKQDNLIQGRFLGELTKQVFSDLAASKYQMAEYRISIYGRKMSEWDQLASWIVNNDLYSENVVWLIQLPRLYNVYKEMGIVTSFQNILDNIFLPLFEVTVDPDSHPQLHVFLKQVVGLDLVDDESKPERRPTKHMPTPAQWTNIFNPAFSYYVYYCYANLYTLNKLRESKGMTTIKFRPHSGEAGDIDHLAATFLTSHNIAHGINLRKSPVLQYLYYLAQTTIEILFPRSSCGVSTCPSRLMIHYRST